The following is a genomic window from Balneola sp..
TCTCAATTAAAAAACCGGGATCATCTTCATCACCTAAAGCACCCTCAACCTGGGTGCCATCAAAATTAGCAGTAACATTTCCATAAATCTCATATTGGGAATCTGCTTCGGAGTAGATGAATGTCAATTCATCTGGAGTGATTGATAGCTGCTTGATAGAAAATTCTCCGGAGATACTCATATCAATCTGTATTATATCCCCATTTTCTATCACTATGCCAGGATCAGATAGATCTCCCACATCGGCATCAAAGGTGTCGTCTCCCAACTCGGCAGTAAGGCCGCCATATATAGCAAAGTTGGTACTTCCTGTCCATTCAAAGCCCAGGCCTTCGGGAGTTACCGACAGAGACCGAAGGGTAAATTCGTCAGTAATTGATAATGCAACTTCTGTAAGACTCCCGTTGGTTATTACCAGGCCGGGAGTGTCGGCATCTCCAAAACCAACGTCCATACTTTCTCCGTCAAAAGATGCGGAAGCTGTTCCATAAAGAGAGAGTATTTCATCAACGTCATTATAACTTAGAGTTAACCCAGACGAAGTAATATCTATTCCATGAACATTAAAGTTCGTGGAAAAAGAAATGGTATAGCTTCCTCCCGTTGTATCGAAATCGACGCCCGTAATTCCCGGAATGGAAATATTTTGAGCGAATAGCGGGGTGGAAAACATCAAAAAAGAAAAAATCGCAACGTTACGCGCGACGTATTTTGAAAAATAACTCATAATACCCTGTATTAATTGATAAGCTAATTCAAAGATGATAATAGAATGAATTGTTACAAATAATTAGAAATGTAGGGTATATGTAGGGTAACTAAATCATATCCTAGAGAAGGTAAATGATGGATTTTTACCTTGTCGATCTCGTTCCTGACTTATTTTTTCTTGATACAGGCGTTCCACTTCTTTAAGAGTATCTGCGTCAGAAGGGGATAGATCCCACCGTATGGCTTTGAACCGTGGGAAACGCAATGTGTACTTAGCCTTTGTTCTTTTATTAACTTGTATATCTTCGAATTCGAGTTCTATTACTAAATGCGGTTTTAACAAAAGGGTGGGGCCAAAGCGCTCTAGAGTAATTTCTTTAATGAGGGCGTTCATCTTTTTAAGCTCTTTATCAGAGTACCCACCATAAGCTTTTCCTATGGGAATGAATTCTTCTTCGTAACGTTCATCATCTTTTACTGAAATACCCAATGTGAAATCAGAATAGGTTCCACCTCGCTTTCCACTTCCTGCATGAGCATAAAGCATTACGGTATCCAATGAACCACTAGGCTTCTTTACTTTTAACCAGGACTTTTTTCTTTGTCCATATTCATAAGTTGAATCTTTTCGTTTCAGCATGAGCCCTTCATTACCATGGTTCAATGCTCGTTGGAAAAGCTCTTCTACATCATCTTCATCACTTATTAGCATTTGTGAAGTGAGCGGAAGTGTATGTGTAACTGATAGATGTTCTAATTTCTTTCTTCTTTCGGATAGTGTTTCGTCAAACAAAGGTTGTCCGTCTAAAAACAGTATATCATAAGCGATGAAAAGCACTGGGTATTCCTCAAGGAGTATTGCAGACGGTTTCTTAACTCCCATTCGTTTTTGGAGCATCTGAAAAGGCATGATGGTGTCTTCTTTGAATACACAGATTTCTCCATCCAATACTATAGGAGGTACATTTCGTTGTTCGAAGAACTCAAGAATCTCGGGGAAGGAGCCGGTAATTTCATTCAGATCTCTGGAGAATAATTTCACTTTGCCATTGGCTATATGAGCCTGGCATCGCATACCATCAAACTTTTCTTCAGCGATATATTCGGAAAGATTCTCTACTGCTCTGCTTTCGATAGGAGAAGCGAGCATAAAGGCTATGGGACTGAACATCTCAAAAGTGGCGTCACCCAAGCGATCATTTTTTGCCATGAGTGCAGTTTCTTCAATGCTGCCGGTGATCATTCGGGCGTATCGAACTTGCTCCAGGGGTTGACTAAAGGCCTTGGAGATGGCGTTTTCTACACTCTTCGTTTCAAACCCGATGCGGAGGGAACCCTGTCCCAGTATTCGAAGGAAGTATTTGACTTCAAGAGGTGTCAGTTTGGTCCAGGTTTCCCAAAGAATCTGATTCTTGAACTCTCTTTTAGAAGTGATATAAAGTTGCTCGAAGATGGAATCGACTTCTTGAAGGCCCAGTTCAGTATTAGACCACTTTTCTCTAGCTTCAGGAATATTTTCGAATAAACGTTGAATTGTTTCTGAAGAACTTCCGGTAGCCGTTCGACTAGGTTTGAATACCAGTTCATAATCAATTTCACAGAACTCGGCTGCCAGAGTAGCAATAGTTCTATAGCCTACAGAAGCTCGTTTTCCAGAAACGGAAGAGAAAGCTCCTTCGCTTAGGTAGCGGACTGCAAGTCTCAAATCCTCATCAGCTTGAATAGAACGGAAGTAGTCAGCACCCAGTTTAATCTTTGCATTATTTCCCCGGGTGTTCGAAATGGTTTGGGCAATTTCAGCAAGCCTCCGGAAAGTATTAGCTTTTTGCATTACTGACACACCCCTTGTTCCCCTCTAAAGAGGGGAGACTTAATAAGTTTGTTCGATTTTAGGTCGAAGAGCGTTCCCTCCCATGGAGGGGATTGAGGGGTGGGTTTTTTAGGTTTCGAAATGGCAAATTGCTTATTCATTATCCACTGCCTCCAAATCCAGAAAACCGGAGTTAATTCCCAAACCATCCAGATAATGCTGTACTACCCTGGGATTAGGAGTATGAGTGATAAGCACTTTTTTTGGGCTTAGTTGCTTGCAAAGGGAAATCAGTTCAAAGAAGTCCAGGTGATCAGAAATGGGAATGAGTTCATCTACCGTAAGCTGTGTTTGTCGTGATTCATTGGCTGCCCATCCGGAACAGTATGCCACTTTCTTTTTCTTCACATTGCTGGCAAAGCCGGTACCAAGTGCTGAACTTGGACAAATTAGTATCTTGCCTTCACAGCTTTCCCGGTCATAGGTTTCATAGTTTCCTAATGAGAATCCATGTTCTTCATAAACAGAACACAACTTATATCCGGCTCCATGAATTTGCATCGGATGATTTAACTCTTTCAGAATGAACATCAGTTCTTGTGCTTTCCCAAGGTTATATGCAGTAAAAATGGGAGTAATGCCTTGTTCCAGATTTTTAGAAGCGAAACTCCTGATCTGGTTTGCCAGCTCTTTCTCAGCCTTCCATTTATAAATCGGTAAGCTAAATGTGGCTTCGGTGATAAAGGTATCAATTTGAGCTTCAGGTAGTTCGAAGCCTTCGGTAGCAGGGGATGGAGGTGTTCGATAATCTCCGGTATACAGTACATTGCCATAATCACTTTCAACAAAAGTCATAGCTGAACCCAGGATATGGCCGGCTGGATAGAAAGTGATGCGCGCTGTATCTGTTTCAAGTGGCTTCCCAAAAGGAAGGGGAGTGACTGTACCTCTGAATCCTCTCAGTTTCATAAAGCTGGCAGTGGGAGGGGTAGCGTAAACGCTTAATTTTTTGTTTTGAGGAACATGATCGGCATGAGCATGGGAGATGAAGATATGCTGGGCTTTGGTTCCCGAATAGTCTAGTCCAACTCCCACTTCCGGGAGTAGTATGCCGTGATATCCTGCTTTTCTGATTTTGAGCATAGTCTAGTAGTCATTCTGAGCATAGCGAAGAATCAGCAATTCTAAGAAGTAAGCTGATCCTTCGGCGGTAGCCTCAGGATGACGTTATAAATTGATAAACAATATCCAACAAAGAACATTCGATTTTGGAAAGAAAAGATAGAGAAGCAGACTGACAACATTATGTCATAGGGATCAAAAAAGATTTTTTATGACCATAAAGAATTAAAAATTGCTAGATATATTAAGTGTATCAATATCTATCATTTATCACACACATTAAGTATAATTATAAGAACTGTAAATATATTGGCAAAGAGAAATGAGCATCAACTTACCTTATCTACCAACTCCAGGATCACTACCAAAAATTTTAGAAAAAATTGTTTCTGCTACTGTACCGGTATCATTTAATAGTGATTTCTTGGGCACTAAGCTCGGATTCCCTGGAGGAAATCAGAGGAGATTTATTTCTTGGGCAAAAAAATGTGGGATGTTAAATGATGATGGTACTCCAACACAAATATATAAGAACTTTAGGAATCCAGATTACCGGGGTTCTGCAATGGCAAGAGCACTCAGAATTGGTTATTCCGAATTGTATACAAGGAACGAGTATGCCCACGATTTAGATGATAAGGAATTAACCAAATTAATTGGTGAGATTACAAGTAAGGCCCACGATGACGCTGTGCTTAAGTATATCGTTAGGACATATAAGTATGCAAAAGATTTTGCCAATTTTGAAAGCAGTGTTTCTGGTCTTCCTGATGAAGAAGAAAATGATTCTGAAAGCCCACCTCCTACAGGATCAACACAAAAAAAAGCACCAATTCAAATAATTTAAATCTAGGATTAAACTATACAATTAATCTTGTACTCCCCAAAACAGATGATCCGGCAATCTATAATGCAATATTTAAATCATTGAAGGAAAACTTGTTAGATGAGTAATATCGATAAGATAAAATTATTTACTGTTGCAAATTCTTTAACCGAACATCACCTGGATAAGGTTGAACAAGAGTTTGACTTAGATCTTCAAAGAGAAAAAAAAGCTGAAGTTCAAAGAAAAGATTATTATCTGCAATTTGGCTCAGACCTAAGAATAGAAGCTAAATTAATGGCTGAGCATTACGAGGTTTTTTATTGTCTTGAGAAATCTATAAGGACTTTAATCTCAGAATTGATGTATGAAAAATACGGAGAGGACTGGTGGGAAAATCAAGTTGACGAGACTATAAAAACCAACGTAACTACTAATATAAAAAGAGATGAAGATTCAGGTTTTACTATTAGGTCAGATGAAAAAATTGATTACACTACTTTTGGGGAATTAAGTCAAATAGTTATTGGTAATTGGGAAGCATTCGATGAATTATTCCAACGTGGAAAAAGATCTTTTCAACGAATTATGACAAATCTAAATCAACTTCGCGGACCAATTGCACATTGCAGTCCATTAGCAGATGATGAAGTCGTGAGATTGGAGCTTACAGTAAAAGATTGGTTTAGGCTAATGGATTAGAATTCCTAAGCTGGCGTAAGCGTCCTAGTATGCTTGCCTCTAAAGTCATCCCGAATTTATTTCGGGATCTTTGTGGAGTTTAAAAGCTGTTTATCACTTATGTCTTGACCACAGCCGTTTCTTAAGATGCTGAAACAAGCCAGCCTCCCGAAGAATATATTCGGAGGGCAGGTTCAGCATGGCATTTAAAGTAGCGTAACTCTTTATTCCGTTGTTTCAGAGATGTAACTTCTACCAATAAAACTATTTTCATGAAAAAACTAGCTCTCTTTTTAGTACTTCTTTTTACTGTGTATTCTTGCGATAACGAAGATCCCGTCGCACCCGATACCTCTTTAAATCAGATTCTTCCTATTGGAGATTCAAGAGTAGATGGTGCACGTCCAGCTTTTGAGAGCTATCGCTATGAACTTTGGAAATTATTGGTTGATTCTGAACTAGAGTTCGACATGGTTGGGCCGTACACAGATGCAGATCATGTAGGTGGTTATGCAGATTACCAGGGAAGGTCATTTGATGATGATCATGCTGGAGTTGTTGGGTTTGAGACAGAGGATGTTCTTAGAACAATGAACTTCATCTTACTTTCTGTTCCTCAACCGGATATTGTTTTATTGGGTATAGGAGGTAATGACTTATTGGCTGAAGACCCTATTTCTGAAGTAATAGAAAATATTAATGAGATTATTGACCAATTACAGGCTACAAATGAAAATCTGGTAATTGTACTTGAACAAATTGCTCCAGCTCGTTCTGATGCTATAACTCCAGAACAAGAGCAACTCCTCAATGAATTTAATGCTACTATTACTACTGTAGCAGAACAACAGAGCACAAACTCATCTCCTGTGATAGTAGTAGATATGTCTGCTAACTGGAGCGATGAATATATGGCTGATGCATTACACTATAATGAAGAAGGAGCCCGAGTAGTGGCGCAACGCTATTTTGATGCTTTTGTCCAATATTTAGATGAGTAGCCCAAGTCATCCAGAATTTATTCCGGGATCTTTGTAGGGCTTATAAATTATTCATAACTAGGCTCTTAATCAGAGCCGTTTCTTAAGATGCTGAAACAAGTTCAGCATGACTTATTTGTTGAATATTCATTATCTCCTTGACTCTAACCTTACGTCAGTTCCTATCTTGGTGATGAACAAACAACATTGTCATGGAAAAGTATTCAGTAAGTCGACTGGCTAGTCTGGCTGGAATTACCATTCGAACCCTGCATCATTACGATAAAATCGGGTTGTTAAAACCAGCTAATCGTAGTGCCTATTCAAACTATAGGTACTATGGAGAAAAAGAGCTCCATAGGCTTCAACAGATATTGTTTTTCAAGGAACTTGGATTTCCATTAAAGGAAATCAAACCAGTGCTTGACGATCCAAATTTTGATCAACTAAGAGCGCTCAAATTCCAACGAATTCAATTATTGAAGCAAACTGATCGACTTCAAACCTTAATTCAAACCATCGACAAAACCATAAATAACCTGGAAGAGGACATAACAATGAACATACAAGATCTATATGATGGTTTCTCTAAAGAAGAGGTAGTAGCCATGTATAAAGAAGTAGAAGAGAGTTATGACAAAGAGGTCGTGACTGAATCGTGGAATAACATAAAAGCGATGGGAGTGGAAGGCACCAGAGCGGTTTCTCAGGAGATGGAGACTATCGCCAAAGAAATGTCGACGTTAATCGGTAGTCCTTTAGACTCTGAGGGTGTCATTGCTCTCATGAAGAGACAGCACCGGGCTAATGAGATGTTTTATAAAACTTCCGCTGAGATATTTAAAGGACTGGGAGATATGTATGTCTCTGATCCTAAATTCAGTGAATTTTATGACAAACATGCGAAAGGAACGGCTCAATTCATGCGGGATGCAATGTATCATTATGCAGAGCATAGATTGAATGGGTAAGAGAAAGAAGAGAGGTGATGAGTGAAAGTATCTGACCTTTCACCTCTCACTTCATATTACTCCACTACCAGTTCTTCTTTCTGAACTTTCAATGATTCAGGAATGGAATTCTTTATGGAAGTACCTAAAGCATCTATCAGATTCTTCTTTAAAAACTCCCGGCTGTAAACCAGTCGAATTTTGCGGGTAGGTACTGGATCATTGAACTCTTTGATTATACCATTCGCACATCGAGTATCATGATCTTCCATAGATAGGTAAGGCATAAGCGTGATACCGAAATCCTGTTCAACCAATCGCTTTAAGGTTTCAAGATTTCCACTTTGGAATTGGATATTGCCTTTATTCTGCTTCTCGTTATCCTTTCGGCAAATCTTAATCGCCTGATCCCGGAAGCAATGGCCTTCGTTGAGCAACCAAAGGTTTTCTTTATACAGATCTTTTAAGTCTAGTTTATCCTTGGAAGCAAATTTATGCATGTTGGAGATATAGCCAAGAAAGGGCTCAAGGAATAGTTCTTCCTCAAAAAGATGTTGATCAGTTGCAGTTGCGATAATCCCTACATCGATATGATCGTCATGTAAATTCTCCAGTAATTCAGAAGTAAGCATCTCCTGGAAAGTAAGTTCTACTTTAGGATGCTGCTCTGAGAAATTTTTTAAGAATAAAGGCACTAGGTAAGGAGCAACAGTCGGGATGATACCCACTTTGAAGGAACCTTGTAATTCGTCTCCTCGAAGTGCAGCTACATCTTCGATTTCTTTGGAATCTCGAAGTATGATTTTAGCTTTCTCAATAATCTCTTCACCAATTTGAGTAGGAATTACTGGTGTTTTAGATCGATCAAAAATCAAAACCCCTAATTCATCTTCCAGCTTCTGGATTTGCATACTAAGTGTAGGCTGAGTGATATAGATTTTTTGAGCTGCAGTTGCAAAATGCCGGTATTTATCAACTGCTACTATATATGAAAGCTGGGTAAGAGTCATGGATGGATAGTTGTGCTAGTTATTTTCGAATGTAGTAATAAGTTTCTCCCAAGTACAGTTTGCGATAATTTGTGCTCCTTCTTCATTTGGGTGCGAATCGCCGGGGATTTTTATTTCATCCAAACTTGAAATAATTTTGTCTTGAACACAAGCATAGTTATCAAAAAAGTTTTCCTTCTGATCAGAGGAGAGTTGATACCACTTGTAAAATTGCTGGTCATACATCGACATTTTCTTTTCCTCAAAGAAACCAGTCGTTATTACAATAAACTCACATCCATTTTGGGTACACCAGTTTTCTATTTTATCTAGAATAGCAGTGCCAAGAAGAGTGGAATAGTCTGATTCTTCAGAAAACGAATCCAAATCAGGGATTCTCACGGTACTTTTTTGAGGGTCAAAATTTTTAGTCAGATCTTTGAAATATAAGTTCCTCCAGAGGAGCTTAATTACGATGTTGCCAAGCTGAGAATTTGCCTGTATCCAACGATACCATTTCTTATGGGCTAGATAGGGTAGTATAGCTCGAGGAGTCCAGCGCTGAGATTTTTCTAGTGAATCCGGTAATGATTCATCATATACATATAAATTTTTCGACAGAGCTCGATTTATATCATCACTATTCATGAAATAAACCAGGTAATCGATATCGAGGTCGATTCCATGAGTATCAAGCCACCCAGGCCAGTCTCCTAGGCCTGAACCACCAATGCCTCCGTTTAAAAACTGAAGAGAGTCAGGGAAGTATTCATCGGCTTTTTCCTGCAGAAGGTGGACATAGGTTTGCTCTTCGTTCAAAAGTAGCCCAAAAGTAAAGGAATCTCCTATGGTTAAAACGTTAACCTTTCCTAAATTAATTTCTTTTCCCCGGAGCCTGTGTTTATTGAATCTGTAATCTGCTTTTCGGTCATCAAATTCTTGAAATGCTTCTCCTCCCGATTGATTCATCATGAATCCGGTTTCATGCATTTCAAGCCAGGTCACCATTTTATTTTGGGGAATGATAATCCGAACAGCTAGTTCACAAATTAAGATTGCGAATATTGAACTAATAAGAACTAGTAATAGAGGTTTAAGAAGATTTAAGAACCTGGCCATTGATTCACTTAGTATTAGAGCCTTTAATGTAGTCCTTTCCACTCATTTTTAAATCGTTCTACATATTCAACCATAAAGTGGTGACGTTCTTCAGCCATCTTCTTTCCTGAGCTTGTGTT
Proteins encoded in this region:
- a CDS encoding ATP-dependent DNA ligase — protein: MQKANTFRRLAEIAQTISNTRGNNAKIKLGADYFRSIQADEDLRLAVRYLSEGAFSSVSGKRASVGYRTIATLAAEFCEIDYELVFKPSRTATGSSSETIQRLFENIPEAREKWSNTELGLQEVDSIFEQLYITSKREFKNQILWETWTKLTPLEVKYFLRILGQGSLRIGFETKSVENAISKAFSQPLEQVRYARMITGSIEETALMAKNDRLGDATFEMFSPIAFMLASPIESRAVENLSEYIAEEKFDGMRCQAHIANGKVKLFSRDLNEITGSFPEILEFFEQRNVPPIVLDGEICVFKEDTIMPFQMLQKRMGVKKPSAILLEEYPVLFIAYDILFLDGQPLFDETLSERRKKLEHLSVTHTLPLTSQMLISDEDDVEELFQRALNHGNEGLMLKRKDSTYEYGQRKKSWLKVKKPSGSLDTVMLYAHAGSGKRGGTYSDFTLGISVKDDERYEEEFIPIGKAYGGYSDKELKKMNALIKEITLERFGPTLLLKPHLVIELEFEDIQVNKRTKAKYTLRFPRFKAIRWDLSPSDADTLKEVERLYQEKISQERDRQGKNPSFTFSRI
- a CDS encoding MerR family transcriptional regulator is translated as MEKYSVSRLASLAGITIRTLHHYDKIGLLKPANRSAYSNYRYYGEKELHRLQQILFFKELGFPLKEIKPVLDDPNFDQLRALKFQRIQLLKQTDRLQTLIQTIDKTINNLEEDITMNIQDLYDGFSKEEVVAMYKEVEESYDKEVVTESWNNIKAMGVEGTRAVSQEMETIAKEMSTLIGSPLDSEGVIALMKRQHRANEMFYKTSAEIFKGLGDMYVSDPKFSEFYDKHAKGTAQFMRDAMYHYAEHRLNG
- a CDS encoding LysR family transcriptional regulator, whose protein sequence is MTLTQLSYIVAVDKYRHFATAAQKIYITQPTLSMQIQKLEDELGVLIFDRSKTPVIPTQIGEEIIEKAKIILRDSKEIEDVAALRGDELQGSFKVGIIPTVAPYLVPLFLKNFSEQHPKVELTFQEMLTSELLENLHDDHIDVGIIATATDQHLFEEELFLEPFLGYISNMHKFASKDKLDLKDLYKENLWLLNEGHCFRDQAIKICRKDNEKQNKGNIQFQSGNLETLKRLVEQDFGITLMPYLSMEDHDTRCANGIIKEFNDPVPTRKIRLVYSREFLKKNLIDALGTSIKNSIPESLKVQKEELVVE